The Psychroflexus sp. ALD_RP9 region AAGAATTTGCGGTTATTGGGAATTTCCCTTACAATATTTCAACTCAAATTGTGTTTAAAACCATCGAGTTACATGCCTATATTCCAGAGTTTGCGGGCATGTTTCAAAAAGAAGTCGCACAACGCATTTGTGCAAATCCTGGTAGCAAAACCTATGGAATTACTTCAGTTTTAACGCAGGCCTTTTACGATACAGAATATTTATTTACTGTAAAGCCTCATGTTTTTAATCCGCCACCAAAAGTCGATTCAGGCGTACTTCGACTGGTTAGAAAAGCAAATTATCAACTTGAATGTGATCAAAAGTTGTTGTTTAAGGTGGTTAAAACCGCTTTTAATCAGCGCCGAAAAACAATCCGAAACAGTTTAAAAACACTTCAATTATCAGCTGATTTGACTTCAAAGCCTATATTTAATAAACGCCCAGAACAGCTTAGTGTTTCAGAATTTATAGAATTAACAAAAAAAATCGACGAAGATGCAGTTTCAAATCAGTAAAGACTTTGTTGAAAAAATTCAACTTCTTGTTGAAGAGCATAATAATGATGAACTATTACTGCATTTAGAAGAATTACACCACGCCGATATTGCCGAAATTTTAGATGAATTAAGTCTTAATGAAGCAACTTATATCATTAAACTATTAGATTCAGATAAAACGGCTGAAGTCTTAATGGAAATTGATGAAGATGATCGGGAAAAAGTGCTTCAAAACTTAAATGCGCAAGAAATTGCCGATGAGATTGAAGAAATGGATACCGATGATGCAGCCGATATTATTGCCGAGCTTGACCGCGATATTCAGCAAGAAGTCATTAACAATATTACAGACCGAGACCACGCTAAAGATATTATTGAGCTATTGCGTTATGATGAAGACTCAGCAGGTGGTTTAATGGCTAAAGAGTTAATTAAAGTTAATGAAAATTGGAGCGTTACTGGTTGTATGGAAGAAATGCGCTCTCAAGGAGAGAATGTAACTCGTGTTCATTCAATTTACGTGGTCGATAACAAAGGCAAACTTAAAGGCCGACTGTCTTTAAAAGATTTAATTACTGCACCAAAAGATGCTCATATAGCTGACGTTTATATTACAAAAGTAGATTATGTAAATGTGCATACAACTGGCGAAGAAGTTGCCAGAATTATGCAAAAATACGACTTAGAAGCAATTCCTGTTGTAGATGAATTAGGAAGGCTGGTTGGTCGTGTTACTATTGATGATATTGTCGATTTTATACGGGAAGAAGCCGAAAAAGATTACCAAATGGCTGCTGGTATTTCTGAAGATGTTCAAGCCGATGATGGTTTAATACAACTTACACGAGCACGTTTACCTTGGTTAATTTTAGGCTTATTAGGTGGTTTAGGTGCTGTTTATGTGATGCAAGGTTTTGATGAAGCTTTAAAAGATTATCAGGTTCTATTTTTCTTTACACCCTTAATTGCAGCTATGGCTGGTAATGTTGGCGTACAATCTAGTGCAATAATTGTTCAAGGTTTAGCTAACGATTCTTTGAAAGAAAGCTTGTTGAGTCGATTATTAAAAGAGGTTAGCTTGGGTTTAATAAATGGTATTGCTTTAGGTTTACTAGTGATGGTTTTTGGTTTTATAACAGCTTTACCACAATTAGTTAGTATTACTGTTGCAGTTTCTATTTTATCAGTGATTTTAGTTGCGGCTTTAATTGGGACTTTTGTGCCTATTATTTTACATAAGCGCGGTATTGACCCAGCTATTGCAACAGGACCTTTTATTACCACAAGTAATGATATTTTTGGCATTTTTCTATTTTTCTATATCTCTAAGCTCATACTAGGTTTTTAAGTGAAGGCTGATTGTTTTACATACAAGTATGAAGTGGCTCCCAAAGACATCGATGAACTTAACCATCTAAATAATATTCGCTCGATTGAGTTGGTTTTAGATGCAGCAAAGCAACATTGGGAACACTTAGCTTCAACTAAGCTAAAGTCTGAATTTGCTTGGTTTTTAGTTGAGCACCACATCAAGTACAAATCTCAAGGGTTTTTAGGTGATCAACTGAGTATTGTAACTTGGGTTAAAACAACTTCCGGAGTAAAATCTATAAGAGTTGTTGAAATCTATCGGAATGATACACTTCTCACGACTTCAACCACAACTTGGTGTTTGGTTAATCAAGCAACCAAAACTTTAAGTAAAATTCCACCTGAGATTTTAAGCTTATTCAATTAAACCTCATAAGCTTTCTTTAAAATGAAATCTAAACTCAATTTAAGATACTTACCTTTGTACTTCAATTTTAGTTATGAGTAAAGATGTCATTTTTCAAGATTTAGCATTACGTGATTATAAAGAAACTTGGGACTACCAAGAAGATTTATTTCAGCAGATACTTGATATAAAAATTAAAAATAGGCGAGAAGACGCGCAATTACCAACTCAAAATCATCTGTTATTTGTCGAGCATCCGCATGTATACACTTTAGGTAAAAGCGGCGATTTAAAAAATTTGCTTTTGAACGAAGCTCAGCTAAAAGAAAAAAACGCAACATTTTATAAAATTAATCGTGGAGGCGACATCACTTATCATGGTCCTGGACAATTGGTAGGTTACCCTATTTTAGATCTTGAAAACTTTTTTACAGATATACATCGCTACTTAAGAACTTTAGAAGAAGTAATTATTTTAACACTTAAAGATTACGGTTTAAAAGCCGAACGAAGTAAAGGCGAAACAGGCGTTTGGCTAGATGTAGGAACACCATTTGCGCGTAAAATTTGCGCTATGGGTGTTCGCGCTTCACGTTGGGTAACCATGCATGGCTTTGCACTTAATGTAAATGCTGATTTAGGCTATTTTGATAATATTGTGCCTTGCGGAATTCAAGATAAAGCGGTTACCTCATTAAATGTAGAACTCGGCCAAAAGGAAGTTAGCTTAAATGAAGTTAAGGCTAAAGTTAAGCATTATTTTGAAGATTTATTTGAAGCTCACCTAACCAGTAAAAATTCAACTAATCGCTAAATTGATAAACCAAAATCGATTGGTCGTCACCTTGAGTAATAAATTCGTACTGATTTGGCGCTAATTCGCGTAATTCAATTTCAGATGTTGCATAAATAGGGAACCCATCAATTAGCTTACCGTCGCTATTTAGTAAATATAATTGTTGGCTTTGTTCGTCAACTACAGAGATAAAAACAGTATTGCGCATCTGATGTAATTTTGGCCTGAGATACAAACCATAATCTAACTGAACTTCTTCTGTGTTAATTTGAAGTTTATTTTCAGACAAACTCACATAATGCTGTTTATTGGCAGTAAAATAGTGATTACTAAACCAATTTTGAGGACTCAAATTTACTTTGCCATCAGTCTCTATAGTTACCAATTCACTATTATTTGATGTTCCTATAAATTGGTTACCAAATTCATAAAAAGCATTGTTACTTGGTACAAACTTTTGGTTTGGTTTAACCCTAATATCACCAGTTCGATCTAAAATAAAAAGTTGTTTTTCAGTTTGCGCTAAAATATAGTCTTTTGCATCAATTCTGATGTGTTTTGGTGCTTGTGTAATATTTGACTGTGGAGATTTAAACTTAAAACCTTTCACAAGCTTTGCATCTTTATCATACATTTTTATTTGGTTACCTTGTGTCACCACAAAACGGTGTCGACCATTATTGCTGTAGTCAAACAACTGCAATCCTTGTGTAATGGGTTGCTTAAAAACTATCGGAAAGCGGCTAACTTCGCTTCCGTTTTTGTCTAAAACATAAAGCTTGTTTTGGGTTGTGAAAGCTAGCTGTAAACGTGTATTTTTATAAATATCAAGGCTTTTAATCTTGCCTACTATTTTACTGTCAAGTTGTTTTTGCCAAATTTCACGACCTTTAGAGTCAATAAGATGCAGCACATTAGCTTCGTCTTGGTATACAATGTCATGTTGTTGTGTACGCCAGTTAACAAAGTATTGTGGTGGCATTGCCAAATGGTGTTGCTGTTTTAGTCGATTAACCTTTAAGCTAGTTTTAGAAGAGTTTATCGCAGATTGGCTGTAAGTATTTATTAAAGTATATTGTTTTTGGAGGTCAAGCTGAATTAAACTTAAATTAAAACCATTGAGTTTAATTTTCTTCCACGCAGTTGAATGTTTTTGACTTTTTGAAGCTAAATGCGGTAATAAATTTTCATTTAAGCTTCCCAGTTGAAGTGTGTAAGAAGACCTTAATTCATCACGACTTTCTTTAAAATAATCAGTTTCAGCTAAAGTGGCATTATTTTTTATATTGACTAAGGTGTTTTCTAGAGTTTCTAAGTTTTCGCTAAATAAAAAATGTCCTTTAAATTTAGTTACAAATTTTGGCACGAAATTTTTAATTAGTGGGCTAAAGTGGTTAAATGCATCAAAGTGATCTAATTTATAAATTTGTTCGCCTCTAAAGCCTTCACTAACTTCTAAGTCATTTAAAAACTGCTCTTCAAAGCCAAGAACATCTTCTGGCATATAATCGACACAAATAGATGCATTGCTGAAAGTAACACTCAGTTCTGCAGAAAAATTTTCAATAGGGTGAGAAATTATGTCGCTTGTAAAGCCCAGATTTCTTCGGCGATCCTGAAAACTCTTAAAATCAGATATGCTGAAGTTGTAAAAATAAGTTGAATTTAACGGGATAGCTTCAGCAAATTTTGTACTTCTGTTAAGTTCATCTCTTAAAACTTCAATAAAAACTTGTTGGCCTTCAGCAGGTAAAATTACACCATTAGCCATAATGTCTTCTGCGTTAATTTCTAAGTCTAAAACTGCCCATTCACCTAATTCGCCATAAACAGAACTTGAGTTCTTAAACAGGTGTTGGTGAAGTTGCGAGAGGCGAGATAAATTTAAAAATAGAGAGTTTTGACTATTGCTACTTGCTTTTAAGGCTTTATAAAAACTAGCTTCTAGTTTAATATTATTATTGTGGCTGCGAATAATATTTTCTAGCGTTAAACGCGAACTACTTATAAGTTTTATGTTATTAAGTTGGGTGCTGTAAAATGATTCTTTATCGATACTAATTTCATTTAAATTGGTACCATCGTACTTTAAACTTTTTTGGTTGTTAATTAAACCAGTTTTAATAAGTGATTCGGTTGAGTTGGTTATAAATGTATAAGCAAAACTATCACTACCAATGCTAGAAATGCTTAACATTCCGCCTAAATCTGAATTAATATGAGACAACAATTGAAGTTGTTGCTGAAGGTCAATAATAAGTTTATTGTCAAGATTTTGCTTAATGAAGCTGTTAGTTGACAAATTGGTTTGGAGTTGATTAATGGTCTCAAATTCAAAAACCAAGATGCTTTTTGGTGGTAATGCATCAGCTAAAGCAATGGTTTTTGTAGATGTTGAGTTGCTACAACTTATTAAAATTATGACTAGAGTTAATTGAAAAAGCCTTAACATAATACTTATAATTAATCAACAAATTTACACATTCAATTTGCAATTTGGTTGGTTATTAAACAGCATTTTAAGTCAACTTATTTTAAAAATCTAGGCTTAATTGTTCCGGTAATAATTTAAAGCTTTTTCTATGATAGTCTGTCGCACCAAAATTTTTTATAGCTTCTCGGTGTGATTTTGTCGGGTAACCCATGTTTGTACGCCATTCATATTCAGGATGTTCTTGATCTATATTTAGCATATAAGCATCACGAGCTGTTTTGGCTAAAATAGAAGCTGCTGCAATATTTAAGTATTTTCCGTCTCCTTTAATTACACATTGGTGCATGATGTTTTTATAGGCTTTAAATTTATTACCATCTACAGCAATAAATTCAGGTTGAGGCTGAAGTTGTTTAATTGCGCGATGCATTGCTAAAATTGAAGCATTTAAAATGTTAATTTCGTCGATTTCGGCCATCATCACATGTGCAATGCCATAACTTATAGCTTTTTGTTTTATAAGTGGTTCAAGTTGTTCGCGCTTGGTTTTGCTCAGTTGCTTAGAATCGTTAAGCCAATCGTGTTTAAAATGTTTCGGTAAAATAACAGCGGCTGCAGTTACGGGACCAGCCAGGCAACCACGACCGGCTTCATCGGTACCACATTCTAGCAATTCCTGTTGGTATTGAAGTTTCAGCATGATACAAAAATACATTTTATTCTATTTTTTTAGCATGTAAAACAAATCTCAATTGCATTCGTTAAAAATTGGTACTTTTGCGCTTTAATTTTTAATGATGAGGTTACTCTTTTTAGCTGTTTTACTTTTTGTTGTAGCTCATACTTCTGCCCAAGGTACGCTAGGCGGTAATGCTCAAGGTAGGCCATCAACAAATAGAATCAGTCTAAGCGAGACAAAAGGCGATGATAATGATAAAAAAGAAATTAAAGATATTGACGTTAGTGTAAGCGATTATAAGCAAATTTTAGCCAATGGCGATACGATTAGTTTAGATACTACTCTTACTATTCGCAAGTACTATAAATATAATTATTTACGTCGTGATGACTTTGGTTTATTGCCTTTTCAGAACATTGGGCGCCCATTTAATGCATTAACTCGTGACTTTAGCACATTATCACAAAACCCAGAATTTGGAGCCACCGCAAAGCACTTTAATTTTATGGAAGCTAATGATATTAGCTATTATCACGTACCAACTCCACTCACTGAATTTTATTTTAAAACCGTATTTCAGCAAGGCCAAAATGTTGATGCCTTTTTTACAACCAATATTAAGCCCGAACTTAATTTATCAATCGCCTATAAAGGCTTACGATCACTTGGCAACTATCAAAATAGCTTAACTAGTACCGGAAATTTAAGAATGACTTTGAGTTACCAATCTAAAAATCAACGTTATTTTGCACGAACCCATTTTGTTTCTCAAGATTTAATGAGCCAAGAAAATGGCGGGATGACAGCTGAGGCAGTTCAGTTTTACGAGGATGAGTTACCCGAATATGATAATCGCTCATCGGTAGCTATGCAATATGAAAATGCAGAATCGACTTTGTATGGGAAACGCTTCTATTTAAATCAAGCTTATAAATTGAAGTCAAATGCTGACTCTACCTCTTCGGCTGAAGTTACCGCGTTTCATAAGCTGAATTTTTCAGATAAAGAATATCAATTTCAACAAACAGAAGCCACATCAATTTATGGTGAAGCCTTTGAAAATTCTAATTTATATGACGAAGTTGAGTATCAGTATGTTCGCAATCAGTTAGGAATTAGTTATCAACAGAAATTTTTAGGTAAACTCAGCGGATTTATAGAGCATACCAACTACAATTACGGGTTTAATTCTATTGTACTTCAAGATGATGGTAATATTGTACCCAACCGAATTAACGAAGATGTTTTAGCTGTAGGCGGTAATTACCTTACACAGTTTGGCGGCTTCAAATTTAAAACCAATGCCGCACTTAATTTACATGACACCTTTAAAGGTTATGATGTAAATGTAACTTCGAGTTATCAATTAGATTCGACATCTACTGTTTCAGCACGATTAAAAATAAATTCAGCATTGCCAAATTTCAATTTTTTATTGTATCAAAGTGATTATAAAAACTACAATTGGTACAATCCTAATTTTGATAATCAAAACTTACAGCAATTACAACTTCAGCTTGCATCTAAGCGCTTTGGGACTTACAAATTAAGCTATCAACGCATAGACAATTATACTTATTTCGGATTGATAGATAATCCAGATGCTACAGCAAATGCAGATACTCTGGTAAAGCCAATGCAAAGTGAGGCACAAGTTCAATACCTTAAATTTAAGGCACAAAAAGACTTTAAAGTTGGTAAGTTTGGGTTAGCTAACGATGTAATTTACCAACAAGTTTTGTCTGGCGAATCGGCTTTTCGAGTTCCTGAATTGGTGACACGCCAATCTTTATATTACCAAGATTTTTGGTTTAAAAAAGCCTTATTTATGCAAACTGGAATCACATTTAATTACTTTACAGACTTCCAGTCTAATGCTTACGACCCGATTTTGTCTGAATTTTTTGTCAATAATCAAGACTTTAAAAGCTTTTATACGGCAGACATCTTTTTTAACGCAAAAGTAAGAACAGCAAGAATTTACTTCAAGTTTGAAAACTTTCCAACCATATTCCAAGGAAATACCAACTTTGCAGCACCAAACTATGCTTACCGCGATTTTGTAATACGATTTGGTTTAGTGTGGAATTTATTTTTGTGATAACACTAATTTAATATACTGCGCTACTGAAGTGTTTTGTGCTATGAGACC contains the following coding sequences:
- the lipB gene encoding lipoyl(octanoyl) transferase LipB; its protein translation is MSKDVIFQDLALRDYKETWDYQEDLFQQILDIKIKNRREDAQLPTQNHLLFVEHPHVYTLGKSGDLKNLLLNEAQLKEKNATFYKINRGGDITYHGPGQLVGYPILDLENFFTDIHRYLRTLEEVIILTLKDYGLKAERSKGETGVWLDVGTPFARKICAMGVRASRWVTMHGFALNVNADLGYFDNIVPCGIQDKAVTSLNVELGQKEVSLNEVKAKVKHYFEDLFEAHLTSKNSTNR
- a CDS encoding acyl-CoA thioesterase, producing the protein MKADCFTYKYEVAPKDIDELNHLNNIRSIELVLDAAKQHWEHLASTKLKSEFAWFLVEHHIKYKSQGFLGDQLSIVTWVKTTSGVKSIRVVEIYRNDTLLTTSTTTWCLVNQATKTLSKIPPEILSLFN
- the rsmA gene encoding 16S rRNA (adenine(1518)-N(6)/adenine(1519)-N(6))-dimethyltransferase RsmA, with protein sequence MQVKAKKHLGQHFLKDLNIAQQIADSLSYSGYKHLVEIGPGMGVLTQFLLAKPVNLVAMDVDRESITYLNTNFRAQFSKAEINQDFEVVNADFLNDHLIKRFQSEEFAVIGNFPYNISTQIVFKTIELHAYIPEFAGMFQKEVAQRICANPGSKTYGITSVLTQAFYDTEYLFTVKPHVFNPPPKVDSGVLRLVRKANYQLECDQKLLFKVVKTAFNQRRKTIRNSLKTLQLSADLTSKPIFNKRPEQLSVSEFIELTKKIDEDAVSNQ
- a CDS encoding putative porin, coding for MRLLFLAVLLFVVAHTSAQGTLGGNAQGRPSTNRISLSETKGDDNDKKEIKDIDVSVSDYKQILANGDTISLDTTLTIRKYYKYNYLRRDDFGLLPFQNIGRPFNALTRDFSTLSQNPEFGATAKHFNFMEANDISYYHVPTPLTEFYFKTVFQQGQNVDAFFTTNIKPELNLSIAYKGLRSLGNYQNSLTSTGNLRMTLSYQSKNQRYFARTHFVSQDLMSQENGGMTAEAVQFYEDELPEYDNRSSVAMQYENAESTLYGKRFYLNQAYKLKSNADSTSSAEVTAFHKLNFSDKEYQFQQTEATSIYGEAFENSNLYDEVEYQYVRNQLGISYQQKFLGKLSGFIEHTNYNYGFNSIVLQDDGNIVPNRINEDVLAVGGNYLTQFGGFKFKTNAALNLHDTFKGYDVNVTSSYQLDSTSTVSARLKINSALPNFNFLLYQSDYKNYNWYNPNFDNQNLQQLQLQLASKRFGTYKLSYQRIDNYTYFGLIDNPDATANADTLVKPMQSEAQVQYLKFKAQKDFKVGKFGLANDVIYQQVLSGESAFRVPELVTRQSLYYQDFWFKKALFMQTGITFNYFTDFQSNAYDPILSEFFVNNQDFKSFYTADIFFNAKVRTARIYFKFENFPTIFQGNTNFAAPNYAYRDFVIRFGLVWNLFL
- a CDS encoding ribonuclease HII produces the protein MLKLQYQQELLECGTDEAGRGCLAGPVTAAAVILPKHFKHDWLNDSKQLSKTKREQLEPLIKQKAISYGIAHVMMAEIDEINILNASILAMHRAIKQLQPQPEFIAVDGNKFKAYKNIMHQCVIKGDGKYLNIAAASILAKTARDAYMLNIDQEHPEYEWRTNMGYPTKSHREAIKNFGATDYHRKSFKLLPEQLSLDF
- the mgtE gene encoding magnesium transporter is translated as MQFQISKDFVEKIQLLVEEHNNDELLLHLEELHHADIAEILDELSLNEATYIIKLLDSDKTAEVLMEIDEDDREKVLQNLNAQEIADEIEEMDTDDAADIIAELDRDIQQEVINNITDRDHAKDIIELLRYDEDSAGGLMAKELIKVNENWSVTGCMEEMRSQGENVTRVHSIYVVDNKGKLKGRLSLKDLITAPKDAHIADVYITKVDYVNVHTTGEEVARIMQKYDLEAIPVVDELGRLVGRVTIDDIVDFIREEAEKDYQMAAGISEDVQADDGLIQLTRARLPWLILGLLGGLGAVYVMQGFDEALKDYQVLFFFTPLIAAMAGNVGVQSSAIIVQGLANDSLKESLLSRLLKEVSLGLINGIALGLLVMVFGFITALPQLVSITVAVSILSVILVAALIGTFVPIILHKRGIDPAIATGPFITTSNDIFGIFLFFYISKLILGF